The region GTTTCGATTTGATAAACTGAATTGCTAAAATACCTGTAACTAATGCGGTTCCCATTAAACCGTACATATGTATAGATTGAAATTGAAACATTTCGTAAATTCTAAACCACGAAGCAGCTTCGGACTTATACATTACAATTCCAAAAAAAACACCAATGGATAAATAAATTATATTTTTCATAGATAGTAAATTAAAAAATGAAAGGAAAAATGACATGTACCATTATTAAACCACCAATAAAAAAACCTATGGTAGCAATAAGCGATGGTATTTGTAAGTTGCTAATACCAGATATTGAATGCCCCGAGGTGCAACCACCAGCATAACGCGATCCAAAACCTACTAAAACACCTCCAATTAATAAAATAATAATTGTTTTAGGAGATGATAGTGCTTCAGAACCAAATAGTTCAATTGGTGTGTAGGTTGATCCCGCGCTTTCTATACCCATTTGGTGTAATTGTTCAATAGTTTGTTGGTTTATATTTGGTATTTGGTTGTCCGATAAATAATGCGTTGCAATAAATCCACCAATAATTGCACCAAGCATTACTAACAAATTCCAACGTTGCAGTTTCCAATCAAAGCAAAAAAAGTCACAGGTTTTATTGGCGCCACAAATAGTACATAATGTTCGCAAATTTGCCGACATACCAAAATTTTTACCAACAACTAACAATATAAACATTGTTAAAGTAATTAAAGGGCCACTAATATACCAAGGCCAAGGTTGTAAAATCCAATCCATATATATTAAAAATTTAATGCAAAGATGTTTATTAAAAATTAAAAGTTGTGTTACAAAAGTTACTTAAGTGTAATTTTATTAAAAGACATAAAAAAAAAGCCTATAAAAATAATTTATAGACTTTTAAAGTGTCGGGGTGGCAGGATTCGAACCTGCGACCTCCTGGTCCCAAACCAGGCGCGATGACCGGGCTACGCTACACCCCGTGTATTGCTTAAATAATACGGTGCAAATGTAAGCGTTTTTTTTAGATATCCTAAAAAAATATATAAAAAATATTGATAACAGTATAGTTATTTAAAAATGAACTTTGTTTTCATATCCGTTTATAAATACCTATTTTTGTATTCACAAAATTTCAATAAAAAAAGTATGTCAACAACAATAGAAACAGTGAAATGTTTAATTATTGGTTCGGGACCAGCAGGTTATACTGCGGCTATATATGCTGCACGTGCTAATATGAATCCGGTTTTATATCAAGGAATGCAACCAGGCGGACAGCTAACAACAACTAACGAGGTTGAAAACTTTCCGGGTTATCCAGACGGTGTTACCGGACCAGAAATGATGATGCAATTGCAAGCACAAGCAAAACGCTTTGGTACCGATGTACGAGATGGTTTTGCAACAAAAGTTGATTTAACAGGCGATATTAAAAAAGTTTGGATAAACGATACTATTGAAGTTCATGCTAAAACTGTAATTATTTCAACTGGTGCAACAGCAAAATATTTAGGTTTACCTTCAGAACAACATTATTTGCAAATGGGTGGGGGTGTATCTGCTTGTGCTGTATGCGATGGTTTTTTCTACCGTAATCAAGAGGTTGTTATAGTTGGTGCAGGCGATTCAGCTTGTGAAGAAGCACACTATTTATCACATTTGTGTAAAAAAGTTACCATGTTGGTACGTTCTGAAAAGTTTCGCGCATCAAAAATCATGGAAGAACGCGTTAAAAATACAGCAAATATTGAAATTTTAATGAGTACCGAAATTGATGAAGTTTTAGGTGATGGACAAATTGTAAATGGTGTACGCGTTGTAAATTCTTCAACTGGCGAAAAACATGAAATTGCAGTAACCGGTGTTTTTGTAGCTATTGGTCACAAACCAAATACCGATATTTTTGCAGGTCAATTAACAATGGATGAAACTGGATATTTAATTACCGAAGGGAAAACATCTAAAACAAATATTCCTGGCGTTTTTGCTTGTGGCGATGTACAAGATAAAGATTACCGCCAAGCAATTACAGCTGCCGGATCGGGTTGTATTGCAGCTTTAGATGCCGAACGTTATATAGCAAGTTTATAATTTTATATTTACAGGCGACTTCGGTCGCCTTTTTATTTATGTTGCAGCTTAATCAACTTTCTTTTTCATATCAAAATTCTTTAGTTATAAACCATGTAAGTTTTCAGCTTAGTAGTGGAAAATCTTATGCTTTGATAGGGGCAAGTGGCAGCGGAAAATCTACCTTATTAAAGCTTATTTATGGTTTGTTAGATGCTAATTCAGGTTCTATTTTTTGGAACGATACTCAAATTTTAGGTCCGGCATATCATTTAGTTCCAGGTATGGATTTTATAAAATATTTGGCACAAGATTTTGATTTAATGCCCTTTGTTTCGGTAGAAGAAAATGTAGGACGATTTCTTTCTAATTTCTATCTAAAAGAAAAAAAACAACGTGTGGCAGAATTACTAGAATTAGTAGGTATGACCGAATTTGCAAATGTTAAAGCTAAGTTTTTAAGTGGCGGACAAATGCAACGCACAGCGCTAGCAAAGGTTTTGGCATTGCAACCTCAAGTGTTGTTACTTGATGAGCCTTTCTCACATATCGATTTTCATCTTAAATCACAATTAGCGCAACATGTGTTTGATTATTGTAAAAGCAATGGAATAACGGTTATTTACACTTCGCACACACCTAATGAAATTTTAATGTTTTCTGATGAGGTTTTGGTTATGCAAGCAGGTAAATTAATTGAAAAACAAACTACAATTAATGTTTATAAAAATCCTAAAAGTATATATTCTGCGCAATTAACAGGAGAAATTAATAGTATTCCAGCTAGATATTTTGGTTTTGATAACGATGAAACTTTTTTATTAAGACCTCATGAATTAGTTGTTGATTCCACAGGATTTGAAGTTACTGTTACTGCTTGTAATTTTGTAGGTTCGTACTATGTAATAAGTGCTAATTTAAATGATGTTTCTGTGAAAATTCAAAGCAATGAATCAATAGAAATTGAAAAAAAAATAAAAATCTCAATTACCTCA is a window of Myroides sp. JBRI-B21084 DNA encoding:
- a CDS encoding YeeE/YedE family protein; amino-acid sequence: MDWILQPWPWYISGPLITLTMFILLVVGKNFGMSANLRTLCTICGANKTCDFFCFDWKLQRWNLLVMLGAIIGGFIATHYLSDNQIPNINQQTIEQLHQMGIESAGSTYTPIELFGSEALSSPKTIIILLIGGVLVGFGSRYAGGCTSGHSISGISNLQIPSLIATIGFFIGGLIMVHVIFPFIF
- the trxB gene encoding thioredoxin-disulfide reductase; amino-acid sequence: MSTTIETVKCLIIGSGPAGYTAAIYAARANMNPVLYQGMQPGGQLTTTNEVENFPGYPDGVTGPEMMMQLQAQAKRFGTDVRDGFATKVDLTGDIKKVWINDTIEVHAKTVIISTGATAKYLGLPSEQHYLQMGGGVSACAVCDGFFYRNQEVVIVGAGDSACEEAHYLSHLCKKVTMLVRSEKFRASKIMEERVKNTANIEILMSTEIDEVLGDGQIVNGVRVVNSSTGEKHEIAVTGVFVAIGHKPNTDIFAGQLTMDETGYLITEGKTSKTNIPGVFACGDVQDKDYRQAITAAGSGCIAALDAERYIASL
- a CDS encoding ABC transporter ATP-binding protein, with the translated sequence MLQLNQLSFSYQNSLVINHVSFQLSSGKSYALIGASGSGKSTLLKLIYGLLDANSGSIFWNDTQILGPAYHLVPGMDFIKYLAQDFDLMPFVSVEENVGRFLSNFYLKEKKQRVAELLELVGMTEFANVKAKFLSGGQMQRTALAKVLALQPQVLLLDEPFSHIDFHLKSQLAQHVFDYCKSNGITVIYTSHTPNEILMFSDEVLVMQAGKLIEKQTTINVYKNPKSIYSAQLTGEINSIPARYFGFDNDETFLLRPHELVVDSTGFEVTVTACNFVGSYYVISANLNDVSVKIQSNESIEIEKKIKISITS